In Natronococcus sp. AD-5, the genomic window TGCCCTCGCGGTCGGCGCGCTCGGCGCAGGCCGCGAGCGCCGGGCGGACCTTCTCGGCGCTGGCGACGTCGTCGGCCGAGACCGTCACGGAGCCGACGCCGAGGAACGCGCCCGCTCGGACGTAACTCCGGATTCGGTCGACCTCGTCCTGGGTAGCGAGCGAACAGTCCTCGTCGAAGCAGGCGTCGACGGTCAGTTCGGCGGGGAACAGTCCTTCGTCGGTCAGCTCGCGCTTGAGGTCGCGGAGGTATCCCGGCGCCGTCGACTCGAGCGCCGACGCCTCGAGCGAAACGGGGGTGACGTCCGCGGGTCGACAGCGATCGATCGGCGATTCGAACTCGGACGATGGGGTAGTACTCATTGGGAGCACATACATAGCCTGCATACAAAAAGTTTGTTAATGCTTGAGAATAATATCCAGTCGGCGAGGTGCCACGAATCCGGATCCGATTCGCCGTCGCGTAGTTATCCCTCCGCTGGTAGGTTCAAGTAGAATTAAGAACGGGCCGGAACAGGGACAGGTATGAACGAGTGTCCGCGGTGTCAGAGCCCGCTCGAGGAACTCTCGTTGGGGGAGGTTGCGACGGTTACGTGTTCCCGCTGTGGGTACGCGGACGTCCCCGTGGAACACGAGAGTATCGGCGAGGAGGCGGAATCCTGGCGCGACGCGCTCAACCGCTTCTACGAGGGATAGGCGACGGGCTGCACCTCGCGATTCGAAAGGCTGCACGCGGAGCGCACCGCTCGAAAAGAGTCGAACCGAACGTCCGCTACTCGTTCGCCGCCGCCGCTTCGGCTTCCGGCTCTTCCTCCTGGTCGTGGTCGACGTCCTCGTCGGATCGGGCGGCGACGAGGCCGCCGCGTGCGACGCTGTACAGCGGCTCGTTCGCGTGAGAGACGCCGCTGATCGAGAACGGAATGTTCGCGTCCTGGAGGTGGTCGCGGAACAGATCCTCGAAGCCGCTGGGACTCGAGGTCCCGCCGGTGACGACGACGGGGACGTCGAGCCCTTCCTCGACGTCTTCCTCGTCGACCT contains:
- a CDS encoding zf-TFIIB domain-containing protein, with the protein product MNECPRCQSPLEELSLGEVATVTCSRCGYADVPVEHESIGEEAESWRDALNRFYEG